The genomic interval TACCGAAATCGTGTTCTGAATTCTCTTTTTCAGCATCCCTCTTTACAACATCAACAAGAACATCAGCCTTAAAAATATAATTTCCCATTGACACAAGGGCAAAATCTGGATTGCCTGGCATTGGTTTTGGATTTTCAGGCTTTTCCTCAAAGCCAATAACCCTCATATCCTTATCAACCTCAATTACTCCAAACCTCTTTGCTTCCTCAATGGGAACAGGCAAAGCTGAAATTGTCAAATCTGCCCTTTTTCTTCTATGATAATTTAAAAATTGGCTAATTTCCATTTTATAGATATGGTCAGCACCAAAGACAAAAACATGCTCAGGGGATTCATCATTGATAATATTTAAATTCTGATAAATCGCATCTGCACTCCCCTTATACCAGTCCCTTGAAACCCTCATCTGGGCAGGGATTATGTCAATGTATCTCCCAAACTTACTCTCTAACTGCCAGCCTCTTGAGATATGCTTGATTAGAGAATCTGCTTTAAACTGTGTTAACACATTTATTCTTGTAAATCCTGAATTTACAAAATTACTTAAAACAATATCAATAATCCTGTACCTACCCCCCCATGGCACGGCGGGCTTTGTCCTGTCCATAGTCAAAGGGAAAAGCCTTCTCCCCTCGCCACCAGCAAGAAGCATAACAATTGTTTTAACAGACATTAATCACCTCTTAAAAAAATCAAAACTTAGTGATAAATTTATTTTACCTTTATTGTTTTTGAAAATCAAAAAAATGGTTGAATTCTGGAATACCCTCTCAATACCGCTTTCAGAAAGATTAACCGTGTAAAGTGGCGCAATTCTTAAATCAAATTCTAACTTTGAGGAAAAATTAATTTCAAACCCTCTCCATTCATCCTTAAAGGATAAATTTTTTCCCTTTCCTTCAAATAAAACCCCTGCATTCCCTACAAACCCACCGTCAAGTTGAAAATATTTGTCAGGTGCATCAGGGGATAGGGTAAAAAGATTAAATTCAACAGCAAAGTATTTAGAAGCAATGTGCTCAAGGTTGTATTCAATCTCAATTTTTCTATCTTTTAACTCAACCTTCTTTTCAACCTGATTTTCAGAGTTTAAAAACTCAACTCCAGCCTTCCTTTTGCAAATTCTGTAATTGAGGTTTCTTTCAATAAAATTCCTGTCAATTTCAAAATTCAAAAACTCTATATCCTCTGCGGAAGGCAAGGTATTAAATTTATGCTCAATAAAAGAAAGCCTCTGATATTTATCGTAAACAAGGTATTTATCAAGGTCTGGCTCCTTCAATGCCGGGGTGTCGTGAACCCCAACCATTTCCTTCTTTCCACCTTCAAAAACATACCTATGGTAAAACTCCTTTTGTCTTGTAAAGGTTGACTGAATATTTGTTCCGACAGGAACTAAATCCAGAGAAATTAGCCTGCCACCTCTGTGGGGTTCAAAAATAAGCTTTAAATCCCTATTCCAGAGAATAACCTCGTTTTTCCCGTCAAAGTTTATGTCTTTTTCTTCCTTTACAATTTCAACCCCTAATTGTTCAAAAAGCAGATTTTCACCTTTAATAATGTTTTCAAACACGGCATTCCTTAAATGGGGAAGGTAAATTCCCCCAAAAACACCGTGCCAGTATGCACAGTTACATTGAGACTTTAAAAGGTACTGTCTTTGCTTATCTGTCTGGCAATTGTTTGAAAAATCTATCATCCTTGAGTACATAATCAGGCTTTCAGGGTATTTTTTTCTGAAATTTCTATAACTCCCACCCCTTATAAATCTTGCCAAATCAGACCTATTTTCAAACTCTCTGTATAAATCTTCTAATTTCTGCTGGTCATCAGGATATAAAGCCCATTCCATCATCTCCCTGTATGATGCATCGGGGAGATAACACAAACCTTGAGGGGAGTAATTTTTTAATACCCTTTCAAAAGTGGTTACTTCAAGCCAATCCTGTTTAAGACATTCATTAATAAACCTTGAAAGCCATTTTTCTTTATAGATTAAATCAAAAGTTCCAGGCCAGCTTCCAAATTTTTCGCCATCGTCTCCATAGACAATAATTGCTTCATCTTCTTCCCTATCAAGAAATGTTTTTAAATAATCAAGCACCTCATTTACAGGTTTAAATGGAATTAAATACCTTAACTTCTCATTTAACGGAAATACATAAACAAACTTCCCTCTGTCTTCAGCCACATAGTAACCTGAAGGCACTTTATTAAATCCAGCATAGAGAAAATGGGTATGGTCAACCATTGTAAACTTAACTCCTGCTTTAGCCATGTCGTAAACAAGCCCCTGCTCCCACACCCTTTCTGCAAGCCAGAACCCATCAGGGTTACAATTAAAATTCTCAAAAAGGTATTTTTGCATATATTTAATCTGGTCTATTCTATCTTTAGATTTTATAAAGGAAAGAATAGGCTCATAAAAAGCACCGCCGATTAATTCAACCTGGCCTCTTTTTACCATTAAGTTAAGCAGTTCAAAATACTCTGGAGTGTTCTCTTCAAGCCACTCCAAGAGGGGACCGCTGTAATGTAAAGAAACAGGGAAATCAGGGTGCTTCTCAAACTCTTTTAAAAAAGGTAGATAACTCTCCCTATAAACACTTTTAAATACATAATCAAGGTTGCCTACAGGCTGATGAGAATGCAGACAAAGTATAAATTTTACTTTCCGTGCCACATGCTATCTCCGTCCCTGTCAACAAATATTGGATTTGTAAAAGCAAGGGGCTGAACCCCTGGATAAATCCTTGCAAAATCACCTTGAGGGTAAATCCCTGATGCAATGTTTTCAAGTGTTGCTCCGCACTCAACTACAATATAACTATCAGTTGAGGGAAGTGCAACATTAACAGTCTTAGAATATCTGTTGACATTGTCAGATTGTGGGACGGGTTCTCTGAAAACAACCTCGCCATTGACAATAATTCTTACTTCATCTACCGGTATCCAGTCTGGTGCTTTAATGTTTATACTAACATCCACACTGTTTGAAGAAACAGAAACTGTATCTCCTGGCATTGCTGAATTAACTTTAACATCTAAGAATGGTCCTGTTGAAACAAATGAATGCCCTGTGGCAAATTGAGCAAGAAAATCATCTTCATTAAAACTCTGCCCATCTGGCATTTCATAGTAAACATAGGTTCTCGGATTTCCAGTAAAATAAGGAGTTGCGCCAGGCCAGTTGCTTGCCCCGAAAGCAAGTTTTTTCTCTCCTGAATTCAACAGGTTAAACCAATCAAGCCTGTTTTTAAGGTAATCAGAGTATTTAACATTCTCAAGAACCTCAATTAATGAAAAAACATTGTTTGTGGTTCCTGTTCCATGCTCTGAAACCCTTGAAAAATAAGAATTATCAGGATTTATCGGCACAGGGGAATTTAAAGCCTCAAATAATCCCCTTTTCACTCCGTTAGGTAAAGCGGAATTATCCCTTGGATTTATTAAACCAGCATAGAGGTTATCAAGCTGCATTTTAGTTTTTAAAGTATCGAAAACAGTGGCAAATTCTCTGTCTCCTGTTTCTCCAATACCGTATCCTTTTAAACCTTCAACCCTCTTTACAGGAAAAACAAGGAATTCTCCAAATCCCTCCGGGTATGCTGCCTTTGGAGAAAAACTCTTAATGGTTGCACCTGTTAACACCCTTATATCATCATCAGAAAAATCTACACTATTTGTGGTTTCTTTTTTATATCTACTTTTTAAAGCAGCGTGATAATCAAGCAAATCAGCAACAGTGTTAATATCAGCAGTCATTATTATCTTTACATGCTCAGACAATGCTTCCATGGTTCTCTCAATACCGTTAACAGTACAATTGTAACTAAAGTTGGTTAATACTGCAGGGTCAAAGGGGATATAATTCCCATTATCAACAACCTTTGTTAAAGAAACTTCAAGAGATTCAGGAGAAATATTTACAACAGGATTGCCATCTTCATCTTCTCCCTTAGAAATTCCAACCTGATTTACGGAAATAGAATAAAGTGGACCTGCACTAATTACAAAATCATAATCTCCCAACATAAGAGGTATCTTTCTATCTCCGTAATAAAGGAAGTAGTAGTTTAAACTGCCATTCTCAACCTCTTCCTGCTCGCCAAAGTTAATGGTTTTAGAAGGGTCTAAGGGGAAAATACTTACCCTTGCTGGAATAATAGTCCCATTTGAGTCCTTAACTATTGTTTCAACTCTTCCTATTAAATCAGGATAGAGGCTTATCTCACCTACATCAAGTTTTGACCCGGGCTCAACAATAATCTGTCTCTCTTCCTCTGTTTCATCGCCTTCAACATCAGGGTCTCCAGCATCAAAGAAAGTATAAGTATTTTCAACATAATCTTTTATTCCATTTCCACTTACCCTTAATTGATAGGTACCTGCTGGAAGGTAAACGCTAAATCCTCCAGTATTAGAAGTTCTATAAGCAAGCATTGGAACCGGAATTGGAGAATTTACTATCTCATTCCCGTCAAAATACTTTCCTGGAATTATCTGCTCAAATTGAACGATCATATTCTGCTGGTCTAAATTATAGTTCACATAACCTGAAATTCTTGCAAGATCAACCATAAAGTTAAGGGGGTTAGAACTTGCATCCTCAAAAATATTTAATGCATTAAAGAATGCAGTATACATATTTGCAGAGAGTGCAGGGATAATGTACCTTTCAAATGTTATAGAACCGTGTGGAGAAACAACATCTGTAGTTTTGCCAACCTTACTAACAACAGTATAAGTTCCCCCGCTTTTTTCATAAGCCTGATTGGAAGAATCAAACTGGCACATAACAACACCATCATCAGGGGAGAACTCTATTAAAGCCTGGAAGGGTTGAACATGCTGTTCAAATGCAACAAAGGGAGCGTACACTATGCCATGAGAAGCATTTTCTGGTGCATAACCATAACCTGGTGCAGGGACAAAACGCCTTGAAGTATTACCTCCGGTAAAAACAAAATCACCTATAGTAAAAATAGGAGCCTGCCTGTCACTTGTGTTTTCTACAACAGTTGTCATTTTCAAATAAGTAGAATTTCTTTCTATATAGTAAACCGTTGTTACCTTTAAATCTTTAACTAGCCTGGTTTGCGGGTCAACAGCAAAGCCTGCATTAGCAAATTCCCCGCTTTTGTCCATAACATAACCTTCACAAACCAAAGAAGCAGATTCATCACTTATTGTATCTACTTTAATATTTGTATATGCAACAGGGGTGTTTAAATTGTTATTTACCACCTGAAAAATTTGATTAATATTATCGTTGTTGTAACTTTCCTTATTTCCCAATGCATCAACAGCAATATTTGTTATATCAACAATTGTACCGCCTGTTGGGGCAAGAAAATTCTGTTTCCTCTCCCCTAAAATTCCACCATCAACAATTACGTCAAACCTGTTGTTTGAAAGGTAAAAATCATCATAAGCACCCATTGTTTTAGGAGAATCACTTATATACAGTTTTGCATTATTTTCATCAGTCCTTGAAACAACAGAAACAGGTGCCTCAATACCCGTTGAGTGGTAACAGGCCGAACCTGCTAATATAAAAACAAGAAGAAAGACAAAGTTTATATGTTTTTTCATTTAATTTACCTCTTTAAAAAATAGTAGAAAGCAAGCCAAGCAAGGAGAACTACCAATCCTGTCGCATGCTCTGAGTTGTGAAATATCTGTTTAAATTCCCATTTTTCTCCTGTATCTCTGAAAGGGGTAAGTCTCGGGATTATACTTCTTACATTTTCCCTGTATTCCCTGTACTCATCCCCAAATATATTTTCAAGCCTTGCAGTTTCTATCTTTATTTTTCTGGGGAGATAAAATCCAAAGAATGCAATTAAAACAAGGGCAAGAATATACCAATTTCTTGCAGTAACAGATAAACCTGACAAAATCAAAAGAGAACCTAAGTAAAGAGGGTCTCTTATATATGCATAGGGTCCAACAACAACAAGCTTTTTATTTTTCATCAAATAACCTGCTGCCCACAGCCTTATTAACTCTCCCAGCACAACCATAAAGCCGCCTACAATAAAACTTAACTTCGTTGGCCTTGCATAGTAATAAAGCAGAAAAACAATTATTATCAGGCCTATATTTCTCCATGTTGGTTTTTTAATCCAGTTTTTTTTCACTATTGGAACATCTTTTATTTCTTCAGACATTTTTCCCCTCTCATTGCAAATTTTCATCAAAAATTATAACACACAAGAAAGAAACTCGACAATTAACATACAAAAAATCTGGTATACTATAAATGAATTTCAAACAAGGAGTTATTTATGGATGAAAAAGCAAAAATAAAGGCTTATTTCAAAGAAAACGAGGGGAAAATAAGGGATAAAATTGTCTCTCTTGTTAGAGAAATGGTAAAGGAAAAAACTGTAAATGTTGTTTCAGAAAAGTTGAGCGAGCATCCCTACCTGAAATTTAGAGGCGAGGAGTACAGGGTAGGAAATATTGTTAAAAGGGAATTTGAGGAGCACAACATCCCATATGACGAATTTGCAAGAATGGAGGGAAGACCAAACATAATAGGTAAAATAGGGAAAGACAAAAACGGGAAAAGGCTTTTTATGGCCGCACACATGGATATTGTCCCTGCTGGAGATGGCTGGGACACTGACCCATTTGAGGTTGTTGAAAAAGACGGAAAACTTTATGGAAGAGGAACCCTTGACAACAAAGGACCGCTTGCCTCAATAATTGTTGCTGGAGAGGTTTTGAAAGAGCTTGGAATTGAACTGGAAGGTGAGTTACAATTAGCTGCACTGTCAGACGAAGAGGCTGAAGACCCTGATGGGATTGATTACGGGATAGGATACCTTCTTGAAGAAAAACTAATAAATCCAACTTTTGCAATAATCCCTGACATAGGTGAAAATATGGAGAGGATTGATATTGCGGAAAAGGGAAGAACTGTTTTTAAGGTTACTGCCCACGGGAAACAGGCGCATGGTTCCACCCCTGAAAAAGGAATTAATGCAGTTTATATGATGGCAAAAATGGTGTGTGAAATTGAAAAATTAAAGTTTGACTACACTGTTCATCCTGTTTTAGGAGACCCAACTTTAAATTTAGGAGAAATTCACGGTGGGGCAGCGGCAAATATTGTCCCAGGCCAATGCGAGATACTGCTTGACATAAGAACCGTCCCTGGAATGACAAAAGAGCAGGTTATAAAAAAACTTGAAGAATGCGCCGCAAAAGTAGAAGGTGGAAAATTTACAATTGAATGTATGAGCTGGAATGAGCCTCATGCAGTTGACCCTGACAATGACCTTGTAAAGGCAATTCAGATAAATACAAAAGAAGTACTGGGATTTGAACCAGAACCTTTTGGAATGGGTGGAGGCACTTTTGCCAAAACATTAAATATATACGGTGTAACTGCAGTTGGCTGGGGGCCTGGAGATGATGAAGCCTTTCATGTTGCAAATGAATATGTTGAAATCAAACAATTAATTGACTTTGCTCTTCTAACCTGTCTGGTTGCAATTGATTTATTAAATTAAAAAAAGGGGAGATTTCTCCCCTCTTTATTTTTTATGATTGAAAGATTTGCAAATTACCTTATGTCAGAAAGAGGGCTTTCAAAAAACACTGTTGAATCGTATCTTTTTGACTTAACCCATTTTAAAGAATTCCTTGAATTAAACAAAATTAATATTGCAAAGGTAAAGGAAGAGGATTTAACTGGTTATATAGCCTACCTGTATAATTCAGGTTATGCCCCCATGACTATAAAAAGGCATGTTGCAACACTGAGAAGCTTTTACAAATTTTTATTTAACGAAGGGGAGATAGCCTCCAACCCTGCTGAAATTTTAGAAACTCCCAAAGCATTCAAAATGCTCCCAAAATACCTGACAGATGAAGAGGTTGAAAAACTGTTAAATTTACCTGATATATCAACCCCAACTGGACAGAGAGACAAAGCAATGATTGAGTTGCTTTACGCAACAGGATTAAGGGTATCAGAGCTAATAGATTTAAAGATGAACAACCTTAATTTAGAGGAAAGATTTTTAATAACAATAGGCAAAGGCTCAAAAGAAAGGCTTGTGCCTTTCAGCAAAAAAGCATACAATTGCCTGAAAGAGTATATAAATGATGGCCGGCTTAAATTATTAAAGGATAAAAAAAGTTATTTTCTCTTTCTCAACACAAGAGGAAACAAAATCACAAGGCAGGGATTCTGGAAAATACTTAAAGCGTATGGGCAAAAATTAGGAATTGCTCATAAACTTTCCCCGCACACTTTAAGACACACCTTTGCTACCCATTTGCTTGAACATGGGGCAGATTTAAGGGCAGTGCAGATTATGTTAGGCCACTCTGATATATCAACCACCCAGATTTATACCCATATTACCAATGAAAGACTAAAACAAATTTACTTTAACTATCACCCAAGGGCTAAAAAGAAAGATAAAGATTAAAAAGGCACATCATCATCGCCTATATCATCTATAAAATCATCCTGCGGCTCTTCTATTTTATCCAATTCTTCTTTTATATCATCAATAGGCTCAGGCTCTTTAGCACCAGAAGTTTCCTCTACAACAGGGGCAGCGGCTGTCATAGAACTCTTCATCGCTTCGGCAGACCTTGGCGTTAAGGGAATTAGAGTTAACGCTCTGATTTCTGTCTTGTACCTTTTGTTACCGCTTGAATCATCCCAGCTTGAATACTCAATACTCCCCTCAATAAAGTAAAGGTTACCTTTTTTTACAACCCTTTCTCCCTTGTCAGCAAGTCTTCC from Thermotomaculum hydrothermale carries:
- the glgC gene encoding glucose-1-phosphate adenylyltransferase, whose protein sequence is MSVKTIVMLLAGGEGRRLFPLTMDRTKPAVPWGGRYRIIDIVLSNFVNSGFTRINVLTQFKADSLIKHISRGWQLESKFGRYIDIIPAQMRVSRDWYKGSADAIYQNLNIINDESPEHVFVFGADHIYKMEISQFLNYHRRKRADLTISALPVPIEEAKRFGVIEVDKDMRVIGFEEKPENPKPMPGNPDFALVSMGNYIFKADVLVDVVKRDAEKENSEHDFGKNVIPSMYNDYKVFVYDFRKNRVPGITKKEIGYWVDIGTIDSYWKASMDLVSVSPIFNLYNKKWPIYSYNQDAPPAKFVFANEKKKRVGVATDSIIAEGCIISGGRVNKSILFSNVRINSYSNVDNCILFNNVNVGRHCKLKNVLCDKDVNIPPHTVIGYNLEEDKKRFKVTEEGIVVIPKGYKFD
- a CDS encoding alpha-amylase/4-alpha-glucanotransferase domain-containing protein, which produces MARKVKFILCLHSHQPVGNLDYVFKSVYRESYLPFLKEFEKHPDFPVSLHYSGPLLEWLEENTPEYFELLNLMVKRGQVELIGGAFYEPILSFIKSKDRIDQIKYMQKYLFENFNCNPDGFWLAERVWEQGLVYDMAKAGVKFTMVDHTHFLYAGFNKVPSGYYVAEDRGKFVYVFPLNEKLRYLIPFKPVNEVLDYLKTFLDREEDEAIIVYGDDGEKFGSWPGTFDLIYKEKWLSRFINECLKQDWLEVTTFERVLKNYSPQGLCYLPDASYREMMEWALYPDDQQKLEDLYREFENRSDLARFIRGGSYRNFRKKYPESLIMYSRMIDFSNNCQTDKQRQYLLKSQCNCAYWHGVFGGIYLPHLRNAVFENIIKGENLLFEQLGVEIVKEEKDINFDGKNEVILWNRDLKLIFEPHRGGRLISLDLVPVGTNIQSTFTRQKEFYHRYVFEGGKKEMVGVHDTPALKEPDLDKYLVYDKYQRLSFIEHKFNTLPSAEDIEFLNFEIDRNFIERNLNYRICKRKAGVEFLNSENQVEKKVELKDRKIEIEYNLEHIASKYFAVEFNLFTLSPDAPDKYFQLDGGFVGNAGVLFEGKGKNLSFKDEWRGFEINFSSKLEFDLRIAPLYTVNLSESGIERVFQNSTIFLIFKNNKGKINLSLSFDFFKR
- a CDS encoding CehA/McbA family metallohydrolase, which codes for MKKHINFVFLLVFILAGSACYHSTGIEAPVSVVSRTDENNAKLYISDSPKTMGAYDDFYLSNNRFDVIVDGGILGERKQNFLAPTGGTIVDITNIAVDALGNKESYNNDNINQIFQVVNNNLNTPVAYTNIKVDTISDESASLVCEGYVMDKSGEFANAGFAVDPQTRLVKDLKVTTVYYIERNSTYLKMTTVVENTSDRQAPIFTIGDFVFTGGNTSRRFVPAPGYGYAPENASHGIVYAPFVAFEQHVQPFQALIEFSPDDGVVMCQFDSSNQAYEKSGGTYTVVSKVGKTTDVVSPHGSITFERYIIPALSANMYTAFFNALNIFEDASSNPLNFMVDLARISGYVNYNLDQQNMIVQFEQIIPGKYFDGNEIVNSPIPVPMLAYRTSNTGGFSVYLPAGTYQLRVSGNGIKDYVENTYTFFDAGDPDVEGDETEEERQIIVEPGSKLDVGEISLYPDLIGRVETIVKDSNGTIIPARVSIFPLDPSKTINFGEQEEVENGSLNYYFLYYGDRKIPLMLGDYDFVISAGPLYSISVNQVGISKGEDEDGNPVVNISPESLEVSLTKVVDNGNYIPFDPAVLTNFSYNCTVNGIERTMEALSEHVKIIMTADINTVADLLDYHAALKSRYKKETTNSVDFSDDDIRVLTGATIKSFSPKAAYPEGFGEFLVFPVKRVEGLKGYGIGETGDREFATVFDTLKTKMQLDNLYAGLINPRDNSALPNGVKRGLFEALNSPVPINPDNSYFSRVSEHGTGTTNNVFSLIEVLENVKYSDYLKNRLDWFNLLNSGEKKLAFGASNWPGATPYFTGNPRTYVYYEMPDGQSFNEDDFLAQFATGHSFVSTGPFLDVKVNSAMPGDTVSVSSNSVDVSINIKAPDWIPVDEVRIIVNGEVVFREPVPQSDNVNRYSKTVNVALPSTDSYIVVECGATLENIASGIYPQGDFARIYPGVQPLAFTNPIFVDRDGDSMWHGK
- a CDS encoding methyltransferase family protein, giving the protein MSEEIKDVPIVKKNWIKKPTWRNIGLIIIVFLLYYYARPTKLSFIVGGFMVVLGELIRLWAAGYLMKNKKLVVVGPYAYIRDPLYLGSLLILSGLSVTARNWYILALVLIAFFGFYLPRKIKIETARLENIFGDEYREYRENVRSIIPRLTPFRDTGEKWEFKQIFHNSEHATGLVVLLAWLAFYYFLKR
- a CDS encoding M20 family metallopeptidase, which produces MDEKAKIKAYFKENEGKIRDKIVSLVREMVKEKTVNVVSEKLSEHPYLKFRGEEYRVGNIVKREFEEHNIPYDEFARMEGRPNIIGKIGKDKNGKRLFMAAHMDIVPAGDGWDTDPFEVVEKDGKLYGRGTLDNKGPLASIIVAGEVLKELGIELEGELQLAALSDEEAEDPDGIDYGIGYLLEEKLINPTFAIIPDIGENMERIDIAEKGRTVFKVTAHGKQAHGSTPEKGINAVYMMAKMVCEIEKLKFDYTVHPVLGDPTLNLGEIHGGAAANIVPGQCEILLDIRTVPGMTKEQVIKKLEECAAKVEGGKFTIECMSWNEPHAVDPDNDLVKAIQINTKEVLGFEPEPFGMGGGTFAKTLNIYGVTAVGWGPGDDEAFHVANEYVEIKQLIDFALLTCLVAIDLLN
- the xerD gene encoding site-specific tyrosine recombinase XerD, which produces MIERFANYLMSERGLSKNTVESYLFDLTHFKEFLELNKINIAKVKEEDLTGYIAYLYNSGYAPMTIKRHVATLRSFYKFLFNEGEIASNPAEILETPKAFKMLPKYLTDEEVEKLLNLPDISTPTGQRDKAMIELLYATGLRVSELIDLKMNNLNLEERFLITIGKGSKERLVPFSKKAYNCLKEYINDGRLKLLKDKKSYFLFLNTRGNKITRQGFWKILKAYGQKLGIAHKLSPHTLRHTFATHLLEHGADLRAVQIMLGHSDISTTQIYTHITNERLKQIYFNYHPRAKKKDKD
- a CDS encoding single-stranded DNA-binding protein; its protein translation is MFNRVILIGRAGQDIDVRFTPGGTKVAKFSLATSRSYMDSQGNWQEKTEWHNIALWGRLADKGERVVKKGNLYFIEGSIEYSSWDDSSGNKRYKTEIRALTLIPLTPRSAEAMKSSMTAAAPVVEETSGAKEPEPIDDIKEELDKIEEPQDDFIDDIGDDDVPF